Within the Leisingera sp. NJS204 genome, the region TCTCCACCGACGTGCGCGAATGCGAATATTTCCTCTCGGCAGCGGGCTCGGACTGCGGTATTGCCAATGTGAACATCGGCCCCTCCGGCGCTGAAATCGGCGGTGCGTTCGGGGGCGAAAAGGAGACGGGCGGCGGCCGTGAAAGCGGATCCGACGCCTGGAAAGGCTACATGCGCCGTCAGACCAACACGGTGAACTATTCACGCGAGCTGCCGCTTGCTCAGGGGATCAAGTTTGACATCTGATCTGGCATCCTGCCTCTGGCACCAAACCTGCCAGGAAAATCCAGCCTTCCCGGAACTCACCGGGGAGGCATCAGCTGATCTCGTGGTGATCGGCGGCGGCTATACCGGCTGCTCTGCCGCGCTCAAGGCTGCGGAAATGGGCGCCTCGGTCCGCCTGATCGAGGCGGAGGAAATCGGCAGCGGCGGCTCGGGCCGCAATGTCGGACTGGTGAATGCAGGCCTCTGGCTGCCGCCCGAAGACATCAACGCCGAACTGGGGGCAGAGGCCGGCAACCGCCTGTCGGCCCTGCTGGGCGGCGCGCCCCGGATGGTGTTCTCCCTGATCGGGAAACACCGCATCCAATGCGAGCCTGAGCAGGGCGGCACCCTGCACTGCGCCCATGCCCCTGCCGGCCTGGCTGACCTGCAACGCCGCCACGCACAGCTCCGCGCCATTGGCGCGCCGGTGGAATTGCTGGACCGGGACGAAGCCGTCCGGCGCACAGGTTCCGCTGCCGTGCACGGTGCCCTGTTCGATCCGCGCGCGGGCACAATCCAGCCGCTCGCCTATGTCCGCGGCCTCGCCCGTGCCGCCGCGGCAGCCGGCGCGCAGCTGCACAGCTACTCCCCCGCCGCCGCGATCAGCCGCGACGGCACCAGCTGGCAAGTGACAACACCAAGAGGCAGCCTGCGCGCCAGGCATCTGATCATGGCCACAAACGCCTATGCCCGCGACATCACCGGCTACAGCGCGCCGCGAGTGATCCCGGTTCATTACTTCCAGGCCTCCACCGATCCGCTGCCTGCCGCTCTGCTCGACAAACTCCTGCCAAACAAAGAAGGCTGCTGGGACACCGCCCTGGTGATGTCCTCCTGGCGGCTGGATCAGGCCGGGCGGCTGGTGATCGGCGGCATGGGTGCGCTCAACCATTTCGGCAGCGCCCTGCATCGCAACTGGCTGCCCCGCAAACTGGCAGCGCTTTACCCCCAATTGAAAGACGCGAGGCTGCACAGCCCTTGGCATGGCCGCATTGCCATGACCACCGAACACCTGCCCAAGATCCTGGATCTGAACGGCGGCTTAGCCTGTTTCGGTTATTCCGGCCGCGGTATCGGCCCCGGCACGCTGTTCGGCACCGCAATGGCCGAGGCCCTGCTGACAGGCGACCAATCCTGCCTGCCGGTTCCGCCCGCAAAAGGCCACGCAATCCCCTTTGCAGGGCTGCGCAGCGCCTACTACGAGACCGGTGCCAGCCTCACCCATCTGATCAGCGACAGGTGAAAAGGCGGGCCGCACCGGCCCGCCCGCCGATCATTTGCAGCCGGCAATCGCTGCGCCGATATCCTGCAGCAGTGCCGGGTAGAACTGCGGCCCCGCTTCCAGCTTGGCACCCAGCGGATCCAGCACCGCGGTGCCCGCACCGGTGCCGTCCAGCACGGTGGCGACCACGCCCGGGTTGAACTGCGGCTCCGAGAAGACGCAGGCCACCTTGAGGTCCGCCACGACATCGCGCATTTCGGCAATTCGCGCCGGGCCCGGCTTGGAGGCGTCACCGATCGAAATTGCCCCGGCGGCATTCAATCCAAATCCGCGCTCGAAATACTGATAGGCGTCGTGGAACACGATGAACTGCTTGGCGCGGAACGGCTCCAGCGCAGCCAAGACGCTGGCAACAGTGTCCGCAATCTCCTGCCTGCCGGCTTCGGCATTAGCCTTGTACGCGGCGGCATTTCCTGGGTCATGCTCTGCCAGCTCCTCCGCGATCACATCAAGCCAGGCCTGGGCATTGGCCGGCAGCAGCCAGGCATGCGGGTCGGTGCCGTCATGGTGATGGCCATGGGCATGATCATCATGGTCACCGTGATCGCTGTGGCCATCTTTTTCCGCAGGGTCTTCATGGGCCTCATGATCGTCGTGATCTTCATGGCCCTCAGCATGCTCTTCATGGCCATGATCATCATGATCTTCATGCGCATCGTGACCGTCATGATCCGCATGGTCCTCCTCATCGCCATCATGTGCATGCGCCTCAAACCGCGCGCCTTCCCGGAACGGCAGAACCGTGGTGCCCGTGGCCTCCAGCAGCTCCACCCGGTGCGCGCCGCCGGCCAGTTCCTCCAGCGGGCCATGCAGCCAAGGGGTCAGCGCCTCACCCAGCCAGAACACCAGATCCGCCTGATCCAGCGCCCGCGCCTCGGAGGGGCGCATCGAATAGCCATGCGGCGAAGCCCCCGGCGGCACCACAAGGGCCGGCTCACCCAGGCCCTGCATCACCCGCGCCACCAGCCCGTGCACCGGCGTGATATCCGTCGCCACACGCGGCACCTCCGCCCAGGCCGCCCCGGTTCCCGCCAGCAAGGCCAGTATTGCCGATCCACTTCTCCACATGCCGGAATTCCGCATATCACGCCCCATGTAATTTTATAACATCACGCGGTTGATAAACGTCATAACATAACATATCAAGAGGCAAATCACCCGCCGCCCAAAGGACCCCGCAATGGACTCCATCGGTTTCGAACCGCATGACCACAGCAACTGCATTCACGATTGCATCGCAGCGGTGGACGCCCAGTGCCGGACGGCC harbors:
- a CDS encoding NAD(P)/FAD-dependent oxidoreductase, which translates into the protein MTSDLASCLWHQTCQENPAFPELTGEASADLVVIGGGYTGCSAALKAAEMGASVRLIEAEEIGSGGSGRNVGLVNAGLWLPPEDINAELGAEAGNRLSALLGGAPRMVFSLIGKHRIQCEPEQGGTLHCAHAPAGLADLQRRHAQLRAIGAPVELLDRDEAVRRTGSAAVHGALFDPRAGTIQPLAYVRGLARAAAAAGAQLHSYSPAAAISRDGTSWQVTTPRGSLRARHLIMATNAYARDITGYSAPRVIPVHYFQASTDPLPAALLDKLLPNKEGCWDTALVMSSWRLDQAGRLVIGGMGALNHFGSALHRNWLPRKLAALYPQLKDARLHSPWHGRIAMTTEHLPKILDLNGGLACFGYSGRGIGPGTLFGTAMAEALLTGDQSCLPVPPAKGHAIPFAGLRSAYYETGASLTHLISDR
- a CDS encoding zinc ABC transporter substrate-binding protein, translating into MWRSGSAILALLAGTGAAWAEVPRVATDITPVHGLVARVMQGLGEPALVVPPGASPHGYSMRPSEARALDQADLVFWLGEALTPWLHGPLEELAGGAHRVELLEATGTTVLPFREGARFEAHAHDGDEEDHADHDGHDAHEDHDDHGHEEHAEGHEDHDDHEAHEDPAEKDGHSDHGDHDDHAHGHHHDGTDPHAWLLPANAQAWLDVIAEELAEHDPGNAAAYKANAEAGRQEIADTVASVLAALEPFRAKQFIVFHDAYQYFERGFGLNAAGAISIGDASKPGPARIAEMRDVVADLKVACVFSEPQFNPGVVATVLDGTGAGTAVLDPLGAKLEAGPQFYPALLQDIGAAIAGCK